One Bartonella tribocorum CIP 105476 genomic window carries:
- a CDS encoding HAD family hydrolase: MPQIDLIIFDCDGVLVDSEYLAAKIGSQLLRQTGYEISAEELSERFAGLIFRDILKHVEQETEKPISAHLIDQMTNIFRTQIKTELRAIDNVREAIEVIQTRYPYCICSNAKSVDIKEMLTTVGLYDLFEGKIFSAPEVGTKKTKPAPDVFLFAAQQLQVEPKNTIVIEDSLHGVHAAIAAGMRVIGFTGGSHSYLGHSNALAEAGAETVIAKHSHLGEVLEAMAIWRDLL, encoded by the coding sequence ATGCCTCAGATAGATCTTATTATTTTTGATTGTGATGGAGTCCTCGTCGACTCTGAATATCTTGCAGCAAAAATTGGATCTCAATTGCTCAGACAAACAGGATATGAAATATCAGCGGAAGAATTGAGTGAGCGTTTTGCAGGGCTCATCTTTCGCGATATTCTTAAACACGTTGAACAGGAAACAGAAAAACCAATTTCTGCTCATCTCATAGATCAGATGACCAATATTTTTCGTACACAAATAAAAACTGAATTACGCGCTATTGATAATGTAAGAGAAGCTATAGAAGTTATTCAAACACGCTATCCCTACTGTATCTGCTCTAATGCAAAGAGCGTAGATATTAAAGAGATGCTCACCACTGTTGGTCTCTATGACCTTTTTGAAGGTAAAATATTTTCAGCACCTGAAGTTGGAACAAAAAAAACGAAACCTGCCCCTGATGTTTTTCTTTTTGCCGCACAACAATTACAGGTAGAGCCTAAAAACACAATCGTTATAGAAGACTCACTTCACGGTGTCCATGCCGCCATAGCAGCAGGTATGCGTGTCATCGGCTTTACGGGAGGATCACATAGCTATCTTGGCCACTCTAATGCGCTTGCAGAAGCTGGTGCCGAAACGGTTATCGCAAAACATTCTCATTTAGGAGAAGTGTTAGAAGCAATGGCAATATGGCGCGATTTATTATAA
- a CDS encoding site-specific DNA-methyltransferase gives MPWRNKIFKGDCVAVLEKLPKHSVDMIFADPPYNLQLEGALYRPDHSLVDAVDDAWDQFESFAAYDAFTRAWLLACRRVLKPNGTIWVIGSYHNIFRVGTALQDLGFWMLNDIIWRKNNPMPNFRGRRFQNAHETLIWAVRDQKDKKYTFNYDALKAANEDLQMRSDWLFPLCTGAERLKDDSGRKLHPTQKPQALLARIIMASSKPGDVILDPFFGSGTTGAVAKLLGRDFVGIEREQDYIDAACERIAAVKPLAQPELAILDRKKAEPRVAFNSLLEAGLLYPGEVLYDRKKQVSAIVRADGTIMHGGEAGSIHAMGRKAQDSQSCNGWTFWYYEENGRLKSIDHLRMIIRSQMLKTGVL, from the coding sequence ATGCCATGGCGCAATAAAATTTTTAAAGGAGATTGTGTTGCCGTTTTAGAAAAACTGCCAAAACATTCCGTTGATATGATTTTTGCGGATCCTCCCTATAATTTGCAATTGGAGGGTGCGCTATACCGTCCAGATCATTCGCTTGTTGATGCGGTTGATGATGCATGGGACCAGTTTGAGAGTTTTGCTGCTTATGATGCTTTTACGCGTGCCTGGTTGCTTGCGTGTCGTCGTGTGTTAAAACCCAACGGAACGATTTGGGTTATTGGATCATATCATAATATTTTTCGAGTTGGTACAGCCTTACAAGATTTAGGTTTTTGGATGCTTAATGATATTATTTGGCGCAAAAATAATCCGATGCCTAATTTCCGAGGGCGCCGCTTTCAAAATGCCCATGAGACGCTTATTTGGGCTGTAAGAGATCAAAAAGATAAAAAGTACACATTTAATTATGATGCTTTGAAAGCAGCAAATGAAGATTTACAAATGCGTTCAGATTGGCTTTTTCCTCTCTGCACAGGAGCTGAACGTTTAAAGGATGATTCAGGGCGTAAATTACATCCAACACAAAAACCACAAGCGTTATTAGCGCGTATTATTATGGCTTCTAGTAAACCTGGAGATGTTATTCTTGATCCGTTTTTTGGTTCAGGAACAACAGGTGCTGTTGCCAAGCTTTTAGGGCGTGATTTTGTTGGTATTGAACGCGAGCAAGATTACATTGATGCAGCATGTGAGAGAATTGCGGCGGTTAAACCTTTAGCGCAACCAGAACTGGCGATTTTGGATAGAAAAAAAGCAGAACCACGTGTAGCATTCAATAGTTTGCTTGAAGCAGGTTTGCTCTATCCTGGAGAAGTTCTTTATGATCGCAAGAAGCAAGTATCTGCTATTGTAAGAGCTGATGGTACGATCATGCATGGTGGTGAAGCAGGTTCCATTCACGCAATGGGAAGAAAGGCTCAAGATTCGCAGAGTTGTAACGGTTGGACTTTTTGGTATTATGAGGAAAATGGACGGTTGAAGTCCATAGATCACTTAAGAATGATCATACGTTCACAAATGTTAAAAACGGGTGTTTTATGA